A single Sphingomonas kaistensis DNA region contains:
- a CDS encoding MucR family transcriptional regulator, whose product MNEIDQNAETLITLTADIVAAHVSNNSVSVNDLPQLIQNVHGALSGLGGKAPEPEVKQEPKVSVRSSVKPDYLVCLEDGKKLKMLKRHLMTHYNMTPDQYRQKWNLASDYPMVAPNYAEQRRTLAKSIGLGTKRKRTGARAAK is encoded by the coding sequence ATGAACGAGATTGACCAGAACGCCGAAACCTTGATCACCCTCACCGCCGACATTGTTGCGGCACATGTCAGCAACAACAGCGTGTCCGTGAACGACTTGCCGCAATTGATCCAGAACGTGCACGGTGCGCTTTCTGGTCTCGGCGGCAAGGCGCCGGAGCCGGAAGTGAAGCAGGAGCCGAAGGTCTCGGTGCGCTCCTCGGTCAAACCCGATTATCTCGTCTGCCTCGAAGACGGAAAGAAGCTGAAGATGCTCAAGCGGCATCTGATGACCCACTACAACATGACTCCCGATCAATATCGCCAGAAATGGAATCTCGCGTCCGACTATCCGATGGTCGCGCCCAACTATGCCGAACAGCGCCGCACCCTCGCCAAGAGCATCGGTCTTGGCACCAAGCGCAAGCGCACCGGTGCGCGCGCCGCGAAGTAA